The stretch of DNA AAAAAATTGCCGGGAAATCAAACGGAAAATCATGCACCATGCGCCATGGCGGCGAAGCATGGCCGTACGCAGCACGACGCAGCGGGGATCAATAGACCAGGCTGCGAAAGTGCTTCACCCGATGAAAGGTAAACAGATTGCCGTTGTGGCTGCTCTGCGCCTGTTCGTCGCCGGAGCGGCTGACGATCAGGAGATCATCGCCGGCCACGACCATGGAGCCATAGTGTCTGGCGGCGCGTTCGTTTTCACCGATGGCGACCAGGCCGGCAAAGCACCAGTCGATCATGTTTTTGCTGAAATGCAAAACCAGGCGCCGGCGTTCGTTATCCGGCAGATTATAGCGGTCAGCGGGCAGGCATTCCGGCCGCGTCATGCTGTCCGTCGCCTGTGTGCCCACCATCCAGAACAGCCGCGTCGGCTCGTCCCAGAGCACATAGAATTTCATCTGTCCTCCGGGCAGGGGAGTGTAGAGGATTTTTTTCCCCGACGGCGTAGTCTCGAGCAGAGTGGTCATGCTTCCATCTGCATTTTCCACGACTTTGGCCATAGCCGCATAGCCGGTGCGGCCGGTGTGACTGCGCAGGAACAGATGAAAGGTGCGGCCGCTGGGGTCGGTCCAAAGATGGGTGGGATCGGTGAACTGAACGACATTGGCCTCCAGCCAGCCGATGGGATTCATTGGCCGGTCCGGCGTCAGCCAGACGGCGGTGTCGGCGGCGCAGGGATAAAACGGCACGCCAAAGTATTCGAGCTGGTCCGGCGTCACCACATCTTCAAAGACCAGCGAAGAGGCAAAGGTCCAGCTCTCCGGCCGGGTGAGATCGCTTGTCTCGCCGGCGCGCATGAGCACCGGCGCCACATCCGCGATGCGCCAGCATCTCTGCAGGTTGCGTTCCTCGTGTCGCTCCATCACCAGATAGACGTTGCCGCGGCTGTACCAGACGTTGTTGCTGGAGGCGTGCCAGGTCTGGCCCTGGGTCAGCTTCGCCGGCGCGGTCCAGGTTTTGCCGCCGTCGTCTGAGGCGACGATCATCAGATCGCCGCATTGGCCGAGCACATAGAGCCGTCCGCCGGCCACAAAGGGGCGGGCGTGAAAAAACGGGTAAGTGGCGGCTGGAGTCCAGGTTCTGCCGGCGTCTCTGGAGATGAATATTTTTCCCACCACTGCGCCGCCGGAGCCGGGCAGAATCCCTTTGCGCCAAGGCACTTTTTCAACCCCTGGTCCGAACAGATCCACCGTGGCCAGCAGACAGCCGTCCGGCCCGACGGCGATGCCCGGTGTGCCGAGGAAAATCCTTTTCGCATCCGGAGAGCGGTCGATCACCACATGCGTCTGCGCCAGGGGCTGGATGCGATGTGGATGGACCGGCTTGTGACAGGTGTAGATAAAGCTGCAAATGATCAGAAGCGCAGAGCAGCGTGGTCGCATAAAATTTCCTTAGGGGTTCATTTTTTAGTGCACAAAAGGCGGTCTGTCGATCAGTCTGCCGGTTCACGGCCGGCCGCTGTAGCCCGGGTGAATTCGCTGATGATCTCCTCCGCGGGTTTCGGCGACAGCAAAGAGACGACGGCAATGGCAACGCCGGAGAGCAGAAACGCCGGCAGCAGCTCATACACGCCCCAAACGCCGCCGGCGGGTCTGATCAGCAGCTTCCAGACAATAACCGTGGTCCCGCCGCAGAACATGCCGGCCAGGGCGCCGCTGCGCGTGGTTCGTTGCCAAAAGAGAGA from bacterium encodes:
- a CDS encoding exo-alpha-sialidase, whose amino-acid sequence is MRPRCSALLIICSFIYTCHKPVHPHRIQPLAQTHVVIDRSPDAKRIFLGTPGIAVGPDGCLLATVDLFGPGVEKVPWRKGILPGSGGAVVGKIFISRDAGRTWTPAATYPFFHARPFVAGGRLYVLGQCGDLMIVASDDGGKTWTAPAKLTQGQTWHASSNNVWYSRGNVYLVMERHEERNLQRCWRIADVAPVLMRAGETSDLTRPESWTFASSLVFEDVVTPDQLEYFGVPFYPCAADTAVWLTPDRPMNPIGWLEANVVQFTDPTHLWTDPSGRTFHLFLRSHTGRTGYAAMAKVVENADGSMTTLLETTPSGKKILYTPLPGGQMKFYVLWDEPTRLFWMVGTQATDSMTRPECLPADRYNLPDNERRRLVLHFSKNMIDWCFAGLVAIGENERAARHYGSMVVAGDDLLIVSRSGDEQAQSSHNGNLFTFHRVKHFRSLVY